A single Streptomyces sannanensis DNA region contains:
- a CDS encoding NADH-quinone oxidoreductase subunit A, whose protein sequence is MNAYTPILVLGALGAGFAIFSVVMATLIGPKRYNRAKLEAYECGIEPTPAPAGGGRFPIKYYLTAMLFIVFDIEIVFLYPWAVTFDALGVFGLVEMLLFVLTVFVAYAYVWRRGGLEWD, encoded by the coding sequence GTGAATGCCTACACGCCCATCCTCGTGCTCGGCGCCCTCGGGGCAGGGTTTGCGATCTTCTCCGTGGTCATGGCCACGCTTATCGGCCCAAAGAGGTACAACAGGGCCAAACTGGAAGCGTACGAGTGCGGTATCGAGCCCACTCCCGCGCCGGCCGGAGGCGGTCGCTTCCCGATCAAGTACTACCTGACGGCGATGCTCTTCATCGTCTTCGACATCGAGATCGTCTTTCTCTATCCCTGGGCCGTCACTTTCGACGCCCTGGGGGTTTTCGGGCTCGTGGAGATGCTGCTCTTCGTGCTCACCGTCTTCGTCGCCTACGCGTACGTCTGGCGGCGCGGCGGCCTGGAATGGGACTGA
- a CDS encoding NADH-quinone oxidoreductase subunit B family protein, whose translation MGLEEKLPSGFLLTTVEQAAGWVRKASVFPATFGLACCAIEMMTTGAGRYDLARFGMEVFRGSPRQADLMIVAGRVSQKMAPVLRQVYDQMPNPKWVISMGVCASSGGMFNNYAIVQGVDHIVPVDIYLPGCPPRPEMLLDAILKLHHKIQTSKLGVNAEEAAREAEEAALKALPLIEMKGLLR comes from the coding sequence ATGGGACTCGAAGAGAAACTGCCGAGCGGTTTTCTGCTGACCACCGTCGAACAGGCCGCGGGTTGGGTGCGCAAGGCATCCGTCTTCCCCGCAACCTTCGGCCTCGCCTGCTGTGCCATCGAGATGATGACCACCGGCGCCGGCCGATACGACCTCGCCCGCTTCGGCATGGAGGTCTTCCGCGGCTCTCCGCGCCAGGCCGATCTGATGATCGTGGCCGGCCGGGTGAGCCAGAAGATGGCGCCGGTCCTGCGGCAGGTCTACGACCAGATGCCGAACCCCAAGTGGGTCATCTCCATGGGTGTTTGCGCTTCATCAGGTGGAATGTTCAACAATTACGCGATCGTACAGGGTGTGGACCATATCGTCCCGGTCGACATCTATCTGCCGGGATGTCCGCCCCGGCCCGAGATGCTGCTGGACGCGATCCTCAAGCTCCACCACAAGATCCAGACCTCCAAGCTCGGCGTGAACGCCGAGGAGGCGGCCCGTGAGGCGGAGGAGGCGGCCCTCAAGGCGCTTCCCCTCATCGAGATGAAGGGGCTGCTCCGGTGA
- a CDS encoding NADH-quinone oxidoreductase subunit C: MSEEHLNGNNVPAQRDDVGEVIGVRKGMFGAGNGGDTSGYGGLVRSVRMPGATSRPYGGWFDEVADELEGALEEQGLLPENAIEKTVVDRGELTFHIAREHLVRVARTLRDDPALRFELCTGVSGVHYPGTVSPQNVGRELHAVYHLRSITHNRLIRLEVSAPDADPHIPSLVAVYPTNDWHERETYDFFGLVFDGHPALTRIMMPDDWQGHPQRKDYPLGGIPVEYKGAQIPAPDQRRSYS; this comes from the coding sequence GTGAGCGAAGAGCACCTCAACGGCAACAACGTCCCGGCCCAGCGTGATGACGTGGGCGAGGTCATCGGCGTCCGCAAGGGCATGTTCGGCGCCGGCAACGGCGGCGACACCTCCGGCTACGGCGGCCTCGTACGGTCCGTGCGGATGCCCGGTGCCACGAGCCGCCCGTACGGAGGATGGTTCGACGAGGTCGCCGACGAACTCGAGGGCGCCCTGGAGGAGCAGGGTCTTCTCCCCGAGAACGCCATCGAGAAGACGGTCGTCGACCGCGGCGAACTCACCTTCCACATCGCCCGCGAACATCTGGTGCGAGTCGCCAGGACCCTGCGCGACGACCCGGCCCTGCGCTTCGAGCTCTGCACGGGCGTCTCCGGTGTCCACTACCCGGGCACTGTGTCTCCTCAAAACGTGGGCCGCGAGCTGCACGCCGTCTACCACCTGCGCTCGATCACCCATAATCGGCTGATCCGCCTCGAGGTCAGTGCCCCGGACGCCGACCCGCACATCCCGTCCCTGGTCGCGGTCTATCCGACCAACGACTGGCACGAGCGCGAGACCTACGACTTCTTCGGCCTGGTCTTCGACGGCCACCCCGCCCTCACCCGGATCATGATGCCGGACGACTGGCAGGGCCACCCGCAGCGCAAGGACTACCCGCTCGGCGGCATCCCCGTCGAGTACAAGGGCGCCCAGATCCCGGCTCCGGACCAGCGGAGGTCGTACTCGTGA